The Candidatus Thermoplasmatota archaeon genome has a segment encoding these proteins:
- a CDS encoding exonuclease SbcCD subunit D, with translation MKILHVADTHIGYSAYHKVNDNGLNQREVDVYDAFKQFVDYAIEKKPDLIVHSGDLFDTVRPTNRAITFALQQIIRISNEGIPMVILSGNHETPKLRETGSVFRIFEHLDCIYPVYKGAYEKYEFDDVTVHAIPHCSTGDDLKRNIENLEISKGSFNLLMMHVGVAGVKEFRTGDFNEQVIPSGYLSPDFDYIALGHYHKKTRVAENAYYSGSTEHLSFKEADEGKGFFEIDTAGNTVNFIPLKIRAMLDVGVIDCSSMTSDEISDEIVGRLKNVGTEGKILRITLRRIGRNVYKGLDFHAIRKIASNVIHFELSYELKEMEQELVSKGSIGSLMEEWKDYISNIAIDGKREEIEKIALKYLSEVSS, from the coding sequence ATGAAAATTCTTCATGTGGCTGATACGCACATAGGCTATTCGGCATACCATAAAGTTAATGATAACGGGCTTAATCAGCGGGAAGTGGATGTCTATGACGCATTCAAACAATTTGTTGATTATGCAATCGAAAAAAAGCCGGATTTAATCGTCCATTCCGGTGATTTATTCGATACGGTTCGGCCTACAAACAGGGCTATAACCTTTGCCCTCCAGCAAATCATAAGAATATCCAATGAAGGCATACCCATGGTTATACTGTCTGGAAATCACGAAACTCCCAAATTGAGAGAGACGGGAAGCGTATTCAGGATTTTCGAGCATCTTGATTGCATATACCCCGTGTATAAAGGGGCATATGAGAAATATGAATTTGATGATGTTACGGTGCATGCAATACCTCACTGCAGTACTGGAGATGATCTAAAAAGAAATATAGAAAACCTGGAAATAAGCAAAGGCAGCTTCAATTTGCTTATGATGCATGTTGGTGTGGCTGGCGTAAAAGAATTTCGGACCGGGGATTTCAACGAGCAGGTTATACCAAGCGGATACCTCTCCCCCGATTTTGATTACATCGCTCTGGGGCACTACCACAAAAAAACGAGGGTTGCAGAGAATGCATATTACTCCGGTTCGACAGAGCATCTCTCGTTCAAGGAGGCTGATGAAGGGAAGGGATTTTTTGAGATAGATACTGCAGGTAACACGGTAAATTTCATTCCTTTGAAAATCAGGGCCATGCTGGACGTCGGCGTCATCGATTGTTCTTCCATGACATCTGATGAGATAAGTGATGAAATCGTTGGGCGGCTGAAAAACGTTGGTACGGAAGGAAAGATTTTAAGAATAACCCTGAGGAGGATAGGCAGGAACGTATACAAAGGGCTAGATTTTCATGCAATCAGAAAAATAGCATCTAATGTAATTCACTTTGAACTTTCATACGAACTTAAAGAAATGGAGCAGGAGTTGGTGAGCAAGGGAAGCATCGGCTCTCTTATGGAAGAATGGAAAGATTACATCTCTAATATCGCCATTGATGGCAAAAGAGAGGAGATAGAGAAAATCGCCCTTAAATATCTCTCAGAGGTGAGCAGTTGA
- a CDS encoding SMC family ATPase, whose product MKLHSLVLHNYRKFKHAEIEFPDGITGIIGNNGSGKSTLIEAVGWAIYGNKVARTNKENIKRQNANPSEECWVKLTFEIGRDVYEVTRIMGGSSLLTDANVKINGLVAASSATGVTQLLEKKIGMDYDAFFTSLVARQKEINALSSKTPGERKRSMLRMLKIDAIEDAVRKVREDKKEKENVVEGMRSALKDIDGLKEGMNEGKAKKEELSSRLHDVESAISSLESKARGLEVRRDRERKKFERYNGLEKERELLDERIKSKERQMEEKEKEKNELKEKKSRYGQIEPLEKEYDNVKKEKERMEKVRDRYLSLKKLKEDMVNLQSEVKKLDDTIAELEEKLKERKKIADEHESLKAQEKALAEKKRETESSIKIKNVQIKASNERMEESEKERKKIAERGPESSCPTCGRLLKDRYEKILENFAKKVEIEKKKIEEFMAERNSLENKIVETDAEKEALKEKTEEVEKLMDETKKMEQKLIYVVENKKEKEKKIEDNKNKIDGMGEIEFDEKAYEEHGKKVGKLLPIKEEIIVLRSEIKKLPDVEKHISQLREDIDVLDKRRSDIYHEIEELDFDKQKYEIIEKKYEEKRNELQKMREERIHIAGKIGQINSELERIAREINEQKEMENKIKELRKEIQQLDMLAGDRDTGLLNDFRRYLISKIGPTLSYYASNFFNVFTAGKYSQIEVDDNYDIYIYDDGEKFGVNRFSGGEEDLANLSLRLAISQVIAQRSGNLEFNFIVLDEIFGSQDNERRTNVLSTLGELSHQFQQVILITHIEEIKDAMQYVIRTFEDEEGVSHIRIE is encoded by the coding sequence TTGAAGCTGCATTCGTTAGTGCTCCACAACTACAGAAAATTTAAGCATGCCGAGATAGAATTTCCGGATGGCATTACGGGAATTATAGGAAACAACGGCTCGGGGAAATCCACCCTGATAGAGGCTGTCGGATGGGCGATATACGGCAATAAAGTTGCCCGCACCAATAAGGAAAACATAAAAAGACAGAATGCAAATCCCAGTGAGGAATGCTGGGTTAAACTAACATTCGAGATTGGAAGAGATGTTTATGAAGTCACCAGAATAATGGGAGGCAGTTCTCTTTTAACAGATGCAAATGTTAAAATTAATGGATTGGTGGCCGCCTCCTCCGCCACGGGCGTCACCCAGCTGCTGGAGAAAAAAATAGGAATGGATTATGACGCATTTTTTACATCGCTGGTTGCCCGTCAGAAGGAAATAAATGCACTTTCGAGCAAGACCCCCGGGGAGAGGAAAAGGAGCATGCTGAGAATGCTGAAAATCGATGCCATTGAAGATGCTGTCAGGAAAGTCAGAGAGGATAAAAAGGAAAAGGAAAATGTTGTGGAGGGGATGAGGTCCGCTCTCAAAGATATCGATGGATTGAAGGAGGGCATGAATGAAGGTAAGGCAAAAAAGGAGGAATTGTCTTCTAGGTTGCATGATGTAGAAAGTGCCATTTCATCACTTGAAAGCAAGGCCAGGGGGCTGGAAGTTAGGAGGGATAGGGAAAGGAAAAAGTTTGAGAGGTACAATGGATTGGAGAAGGAAAGGGAATTGCTTGATGAGAGGATAAAATCAAAGGAAAGGCAGATGGAAGAGAAAGAGAAGGAAAAAAATGAGCTTAAGGAGAAGAAAAGCAGATACGGGCAGATAGAGCCGCTGGAAAAGGAATACGACAATGTTAAGAAAGAAAAAGAGCGGATGGAAAAAGTGAGGGATAGATATCTTTCCCTAAAGAAATTGAAAGAGGATATGGTCAACCTTCAAAGCGAGGTTAAGAAACTGGATGATACTATTGCAGAACTTGAAGAAAAATTAAAGGAAAGAAAAAAAATAGCGGATGAACATGAATCGTTAAAAGCCCAGGAAAAAGCGCTTGCAGAGAAAAAAAGGGAGACAGAAAGTTCGATAAAAATAAAGAATGTTCAGATAAAGGCATCGAATGAAAGAATGGAAGAGTCAGAAAAAGAAAGAAAAAAAATAGCGGAAAGAGGGCCAGAGAGCAGTTGCCCCACGTGTGGCAGGCTTTTGAAGGACAGATATGAAAAAATACTCGAAAATTTTGCGAAAAAAGTAGAAATCGAGAAAAAAAAGATAGAAGAATTTATGGCAGAGCGAAACTCTCTCGAAAATAAAATTGTTGAAACTGATGCAGAAAAAGAAGCATTGAAGGAGAAAACGGAAGAGGTTGAAAAATTGATGGACGAAACGAAAAAAATGGAGCAGAAGTTGATTTATGTTGTTGAAAACAAAAAAGAAAAGGAGAAAAAAATAGAAGATAATAAAAATAAAATTGACGGAATGGGCGAGATAGAATTCGATGAGAAGGCGTATGAAGAGCATGGAAAAAAGGTTGGGAAACTGCTGCCGATAAAGGAGGAGATAATCGTTTTGAGAAGCGAAATTAAAAAGCTGCCGGATGTGGAAAAGCATATTTCTCAATTAAGGGAGGATATAGATGTGCTGGATAAAAGAAGGAGCGATATATATCATGAAATCGAAGAACTGGACTTCGACAAACAAAAGTATGAAATCATCGAGAAAAAATACGAAGAAAAAAGAAACGAATTGCAGAAAATGCGGGAGGAAAGAATACACATCGCCGGGAAAATTGGTCAGATAAACTCGGAACTTGAAAGAATTGCAAGGGAAATAAATGAGCAGAAAGAAATGGAAAATAAAATAAAGGAATTGAGAAAGGAAATACAGCAGTTGGACATGCTTGCAGGTGACCGCGACACGGGTCTTCTCAATGATTTCAGGAGGTATCTCATATCAAAAATTGGGCCCACGCTTTCGTATTATGCTTCCAATTTCTTTAACGTGTTTACCGCCGGAAAGTACAGCCAGATAGAAGTGGATGACAACTACGACATATACATCTACGACGATGGGGAAAAATTTGGTGTAAATCGCTTTTCAGGGGGGGAAGAAGACTTGGCAAATTTATCTTTACGCCTTGCCATTTCTCAGGTTATAGCACAGCGTTCCGGCAATCTTGAATTCAATTTCATAGTACTCGACGAAATTTTTGGTTCCCAGGATAATGAGAGGCGAACCAATGTTTTGAGTACTCTGGGAGAGTTATCACATCAATTCCAGCAGGTTATACTCATCACGCACATAGAGGAAATAAAAGATGCCATGCAATATGTGATAAGAACCTTTGAGGATGAGGAAGGCGTATCTCACATAAGGATTGAGTGA
- a CDS encoding PKD domain-containing protein has translation MTRKKIPVLGMEEKTYGMIWGTVAIVLGLVILLFVFSQAYEIVQNPSEKLDEWVPKEIEGPTASFSWVSHDTSVTFNDDSKEGDGKITSWHWDFDDSSSSNERNPRHDYSDYGEYTVSLEVEDENGKSSSVDTIMHLEEGSNNGHTEEGFPFDLGIIGNVLERFVIVGLLTGLFAVLVMIGGRITMAGVHLLRPMPKTFKVKVKPRDMEVEIPSKQIEENQPEKQT, from the coding sequence ATGACAAGAAAAAAAATACCTGTTTTGGGCATGGAGGAAAAGACCTATGGAATGATATGGGGCACGGTAGCGATTGTTTTAGGACTGGTCATACTTCTATTTGTCTTCTCCCAAGCGTACGAAATTGTACAGAATCCCTCGGAGAAACTCGATGAATGGGTACCAAAGGAGATAGAAGGCCCAACTGCATCATTTAGTTGGGTATCTCATGACACCTCTGTTACCTTCAATGATGATTCTAAGGAGGGAGACGGAAAGATAACGAGTTGGCACTGGGATTTTGATGACAGCTCCTCTAGTAATGAGAGAAACCCCCGTCATGATTATTCCGACTATGGAGAATATACCGTATCTCTAGAAGTTGAGGATGAGAACGGCAAGAGCAGCAGTGTAGATACAATTATGCATTTGGAGGAGGGTTCCAACAATGGCCATACCGAAGAGGGTTTTCCTTTTGACCTGGGCATTATTGGCAATGTACTCGAAAGGTTTGTCATTGTAGGTCTTTTGACAGGTCTCTTTGCTGTTTTGGTCATGATTGGTGGGAGAATCACCATGGCCGGTGTTCATCTCCTGAGACCAATGCCAAAGACCTTCAAAGTTAAAGTGAAACCCAGGGATATGGAGGTTGAGATTCCGAGCAAACAGATAGAAGAAAATCAACCAGAAAAACAAACATAA
- a CDS encoding DEAD/DEAH box helicase, with amino-acid sequence MKFEELEMNTMFLKKIREHGFKELTYIQEKCIPEIYKEKDVVGQAETGSGKTLAFGLPLLDGVISGKGIQALVLTPTRELCVQVTEVLQDFGKPLGIKTTSVYGGVSIEPQIKNIRRSDIIVGTPGRILDHLGRNTIDFSNLRFLVLDETDRMLDMGFIDDVNKIISHTPRKRQTLMFSATIYEDVHRVMNRYLRNPTIVKTRSHVDASKLKQVYYDIFQQNLKFSLLVHLLKNSTPGLAIVFCSTRQESDIVAKNLRRQSVNAVAIHGGMSQNKRLQSLNSLKNKRTDVLVATDVAARGLDIKGVTHIYNYDTPKTAKDYVHRIGRTARAGENGNAVTLLTKRDHDNFRRIQKEYKMEIERMDMPDFRRVAFTRDSGRKSDRRFNKRPDGRSDRRESRFRGYSKYPPSRSHASVKPRYHNRW; translated from the coding sequence ATGAAATTTGAAGAGTTAGAAATGAATACAATGTTTCTCAAGAAGATAAGGGAGCATGGATTCAAAGAACTTACTTATATTCAGGAAAAGTGCATACCTGAAATATATAAGGAAAAAGATGTGGTTGGCCAGGCGGAAACCGGTTCGGGAAAAACTCTTGCTTTTGGTCTCCCCTTACTTGACGGAGTTATTTCCGGCAAGGGAATTCAGGCGCTCGTTCTTACCCCGACAAGGGAACTTTGTGTACAGGTAACGGAAGTTTTGCAGGATTTCGGAAAACCGCTTGGCATAAAGACAACGAGCGTATACGGCGGTGTAAGCATAGAACCCCAAATAAAGAATATACGCAGATCCGATATAATCGTCGGCACTCCGGGCAGAATACTCGACCATCTCGGCAGGAATACAATAGACTTCAGCAATTTGAGATTTCTCGTGCTTGACGAAACTGATAGAATGCTTGATATGGGATTCATAGACGATGTTAACAAAATCATATCCCACACACCCAGGAAACGACAGACTCTGATGTTCAGCGCCACAATATACGAGGACGTTCACAGAGTCATGAACAGATATCTGAGAAATCCGACGATTGTGAAGACCCGCTCTCATGTAGATGCGAGCAAGTTGAAGCAGGTGTATTATGACATATTCCAGCAGAATCTCAAATTTTCCCTTCTCGTTCATCTGCTCAAAAACAGCACTCCTGGCCTTGCGATAGTTTTCTGCAGCACGAGACAGGAATCAGATATAGTTGCAAAAAATCTCAGAAGGCAGAGCGTAAATGCTGTGGCGATACACGGGGGGATGAGCCAGAACAAAAGATTACAGTCGCTCAATTCACTGAAAAACAAAAGAACCGATGTGCTTGTTGCAACTGATGTGGCAGCCAGAGGGCTTGACATAAAGGGTGTCACCCACATATACAACTATGATACGCCAAAGACAGCCAAGGATTATGTCCACCGTATAGGAAGGACTGCACGTGCCGGAGAGAATGGCAATGCAGTCACCCTTCTCACAAAGCGCGACCACGACAACTTCAGGCGAATACAGAAGGAATATAAAATGGAGATAGAACGGATGGATATGCCCGATTTCAGGAGAGTTGCATTCACAAGGGATTCTGGTAGGAAGTCCGATAGGAGATTCAATAAGAGACCTGACGGAAGGTCTGATAGACGGGAGAGTCGATTCAGGGGGTATAGCAAATACCCGCCTTCCCGCAGTCATGCGTCCGTAAAACCAAGGTATCACAACCGATGGTAA
- a CDS encoding DMT family transporter: MKKPYIALSISVISVSFAAIFIVSANAQPLAIAFYRLLFTTLLISPLILLNKKYRKEIVTLHRSQIITMVGIGIILAAHFAFWISSLAKTSVASSVILVTAHPIMVTPLAYLLFKEKPSIVNTAGILLSISGAIILLLGNYGIQSSTLEGNLLAILGGAAAGLYILGGRKMRKSVSTICYAFVVYAIASITLLIMCLLFDSPVYGVGMRDYVIILLMALVSGIFGHTMYNWSLKYVRAAFASVSLLGEPLCSSLLAFVLPWIGQVPTFYTILGGSFILIGIYLASRNVAGYAEYI; the protein is encoded by the coding sequence ATGAAAAAACCGTACATTGCTCTTTCCATTTCAGTCATTTCGGTTTCGTTCGCCGCAATATTCATAGTGTCAGCAAATGCCCAGCCCCTCGCCATAGCTTTCTACCGCCTGCTGTTCACAACACTGTTAATATCTCCGCTTATATTATTGAACAAAAAATACAGGAAGGAAATAGTAACGCTTCACCGCTCACAGATAATTACCATGGTGGGGATAGGAATAATTCTCGCCGCCCACTTCGCTTTCTGGATTTCTTCTCTCGCAAAAACCTCGGTAGCAAGTTCAGTAATACTTGTGACAGCCCATCCAATTATGGTCACGCCTCTTGCATATCTTCTGTTTAAAGAAAAACCTTCTATTGTGAACACGGCTGGCATACTTTTATCCATTTCGGGGGCAATCATCCTTCTTTTGGGAAATTACGGCATTCAGTCATCAACACTTGAGGGAAATCTACTTGCAATACTCGGAGGGGCAGCCGCCGGCTTGTACATACTGGGCGGAAGAAAGATGCGAAAATCCGTCTCAACAATATGCTATGCTTTTGTGGTGTATGCCATTGCTTCCATAACGTTGTTGATAATGTGTCTTTTGTTTGATTCTCCTGTTTACGGTGTTGGCATGAGAGACTACGTAATAATTCTATTGATGGCTCTGGTCTCTGGAATATTCGGGCATACGATGTACAATTGGTCGCTGAAATATGTACGGGCAGCATTCGCATCGGTGTCTTTGCTTGGCGAACCGCTGTGCTCTTCACTGCTTGCATTTGTCCTGCCGTGGATTGGGCAGGTGCCGACTTTTTATACAATTCTGGGTGGCTCTTTCATTCTTATCGGCATATATCTGGCGTCGAGAAATGTGGCAGGATATGCAGAATATATATGA
- a CDS encoding SDR family oxidoreductase, which translates to MKNMRVAITGAAGYFGRRIIERLEKNEECEKIVGISRRKFDHSFKKLDYYQMDVRSDKIGQLFSKYGIDTVIHLAFVLNPIHDKKEMHSINVDGARNVLDSAIRAGAKKIIVTSSTMTYGAWPDNPEFLMESSPLRGHPKYYYNKDKVEIEKLCSTFKKKNPDIILTILRPCLVLGPNVNHFYSRIINWPILPLVGGANPDMQFIHEDDVAKAYEFFLMNDMDSVFNIVGEGTMKWKEVIEMAGKRAVKIPGFIVHSLLSLLWNLRLTEIPSEIPDFVKYRWVASGEKAKKVGFIPDYTSKEALYSFLKK; encoded by the coding sequence ATGAAAAACATGAGGGTTGCAATAACAGGTGCAGCAGGCTATTTTGGGCGGAGAATAATAGAGAGACTTGAAAAAAATGAGGAATGCGAGAAAATCGTTGGCATTTCAAGAAGAAAATTTGACCACTCTTTTAAAAAGCTGGATTATTATCAGATGGATGTCAGGAGCGACAAAATCGGACAGTTATTCAGTAAATATGGGATTGACACGGTCATACATCTTGCATTCGTTTTGAATCCAATTCATGATAAAAAGGAAATGCACAGCATAAATGTTGATGGAGCGAGGAATGTGCTTGACTCGGCAATACGTGCAGGAGCAAAAAAAATTATTGTAACGAGCAGCACGATGACCTATGGGGCCTGGCCAGATAATCCAGAATTTTTAATGGAGAGCAGTCCTTTAAGAGGCCATCCAAAATACTACTACAATAAGGACAAGGTTGAGATTGAAAAATTATGCAGCACTTTTAAGAAAAAAAATCCAGACATTATTCTTACGATATTGAGGCCGTGCCTGGTTCTTGGGCCTAACGTAAATCATTTTTATTCCCGCATTATTAATTGGCCGATCCTTCCATTGGTCGGTGGGGCTAACCCGGATATGCAGTTTATTCACGAAGACGATGTTGCAAAGGCTTATGAATTTTTTTTGATGAATGATATGGATAGCGTTTTCAACATTGTGGGGGAAGGAACAATGAAATGGAAAGAAGTTATTGAAATGGCAGGGAAAAGAGCCGTTAAGATACCGGGCTTTATTGTCCATTCCCTGCTTAGCCTTCTATGGAATCTACGTTTAACAGAAATACCCTCTGAAATTCCGGATTTTGTAAAATACAGGTGGGTTGCATCCGGGGAGAAAGCTAAAAAAGTCGGCTTCATTCCAGACTACACATCAAAAGAGGCCCTCTATTCCTTCTTGAAAAAGTAG
- a CDS encoding Trm112 family protein: MKLMCCPSCREELELKIEKKRDDDVMEGLLTCTKCKAEYKIKNGIPYMTTEK, encoded by the coding sequence ATGAAGCTGATGTGCTGCCCGTCATGCCGTGAAGAATTAGAGCTGAAAATAGAGAAAAAGAGAGATGATGATGTCATGGAAGGACTGCTTACATGCACAAAATGTAAAGCCGAATATAAAATAAAAAATGGAATTCCGTACATGACCACCGAAAAATGA
- the truA gene encoding tRNA pseudouridine(38-40) synthase TruA: protein MRLALKIAYDGTMYHGYARQPGAITIEGEIMKKLLAMGAIENERDAHFQVASRTDKGVSAAGNIIAFNTDMEAGSVANALAHSVKGIWVAGFTEMPYNFNPRYVRSKTYRYYLYNDNFNIDAIRNAVELFVGEHDFTNFAKLDGRNPVRRIDRAKVSVGKILKIDFEGKSFLWNQIRRMVAAVEKAGKEEISVKDIEAVLERKCKKNFGVAPPENLLLVKIEYSKKLDFCHASKTKPFISDVLKRCEINTKIFEDIERFFSLPK, encoded by the coding sequence ATGCGTCTTGCACTGAAAATTGCCTATGACGGGACGATGTACCATGGGTACGCCCGCCAGCCTGGTGCCATTACAATTGAAGGAGAAATCATGAAAAAATTGCTCGCCATGGGGGCGATTGAGAATGAAAGGGATGCACATTTTCAGGTTGCATCGAGGACTGATAAAGGGGTGAGTGCTGCGGGAAATATAATCGCTTTTAATACAGATATGGAAGCTGGATCTGTGGCAAACGCTCTCGCCCATTCCGTGAAAGGCATATGGGTGGCGGGTTTTACGGAGATGCCATATAATTTCAACCCACGTTACGTCAGAAGTAAAACATACAGATACTACCTATATAACGACAATTTCAATATCGATGCCATAAGGAATGCGGTAGAGCTATTTGTCGGAGAACACGATTTTACAAATTTTGCTAAACTGGATGGGAGAAATCCTGTAAGAAGGATTGACAGGGCAAAAGTTTCGGTAGGAAAAATACTGAAAATAGATTTTGAAGGAAAAAGTTTCTTGTGGAATCAAATCAGGCGTATGGTTGCCGCAGTGGAAAAAGCAGGAAAGGAAGAAATCTCTGTGAAGGATATTGAGGCCGTTTTAGAAAGAAAATGCAAAAAAAATTTCGGTGTTGCACCGCCAGAAAATTTGCTACTGGTGAAAATAGAGTATTCAAAAAAATTAGATTTTTGCCACGCCAGTAAAACGAAACCGTTCATATCAGACGTATTGAAAAGATGCGAGATAAACACGAAAATATTCGAAGACATCGAAAGATTTTTTTCCCTACCGAAATGA
- a CDS encoding UbiA family prenyltransferase, translated as MGGQLRAWLQLVRPFTLIAPFIAVFFGVIIQLSVYRDTAIFLPNLPTIIFASLALSAAQAVGQILNQVEDVEIDILNNKDYRPIPSGKISVGQAEIVTWTLAIFSILVGFAITVYYGIFIMIFILFGILYNLEPFRIKKRLWMNTASLAVSRGLLPLPAAWSIFGNPADAAPWLLGSIMAVWVLAWQNTKDLDDIEGDKSCGVMTPVVYHKRKTLTFIVGILSFITFILLAFYISSGWLPSNMVTLFILSIPTAWMFYKMVKNNISAISLENNELWASFYLTLAGFYIVTAAAYLIGPYLTLFS; from the coding sequence ATGGGTGGACAGCTTAGAGCATGGTTGCAATTAGTTAGACCTTTTACTCTTATAGCGCCGTTTATAGCAGTATTTTTCGGGGTCATCATTCAGCTGTCAGTATATAGGGATACGGCAATATTCCTGCCAAATTTGCCGACAATAATTTTTGCATCTCTTGCTCTGTCTGCAGCTCAGGCTGTGGGACAGATTTTGAATCAGGTAGAAGATGTCGAAATAGACATACTAAATAATAAGGATTATCGTCCGATACCAAGCGGAAAAATAAGTGTTGGGCAGGCAGAAATAGTTACATGGACATTGGCAATATTTTCAATATTGGTTGGCTTTGCAATAACTGTTTATTATGGAATATTTATAATGATTTTCATTTTATTTGGCATACTGTACAATCTTGAGCCGTTCAGGATTAAAAAGCGTCTCTGGATGAACACAGCATCACTTGCCGTATCTCGCGGCCTTCTCCCTTTGCCTGCAGCATGGAGCATATTTGGCAATCCTGCTGATGCGGCTCCATGGCTTCTCGGGAGTATAATGGCCGTCTGGGTGCTGGCATGGCAGAACACAAAGGATCTGGATGATATTGAGGGCGATAAAAGTTGTGGGGTGATGACTCCTGTGGTGTATCATAAGCGGAAAACATTGACATTCATAGTGGGCATTTTATCATTCATTACATTCATTCTACTTGCCTTTTATATATCGTCGGGTTGGCTTCCATCCAATATGGTAACTTTGTTTATTCTGTCAATACCAACTGCATGGATGTTCTATAAAATGGTTAAAAATAACATATCTGCAATATCACTGGAAAATAACGAACTATGGGCATCTTTTTATCTTACTTTGGCGGGTTTTTACATAGTTACGGCTGCAGCCTATCTTATAGGGCCGTATCTAACCCTCTTTTCCTAA
- a CDS encoding tRNA uridine(34) 5-carboxymethylaminomethyl modification radical SAM/GNAT enzyme Elp3 — MKEYNRSMAEEILRATKKGEINNRQSLEKFKKRFCKKHGLIKMPTNADILMHIPDGQKYEVETILQKKPVRTLSGVAVVAVMTSPHACPHGRCIPCPGGPPFSAQSYTGREPAAQRAIMHGYDPFEQTANRIRQLEIVGHPTDKIELIIMGGTFTARDFWYQKWFVKNCYDAMNGKRATTLEEAKVLNEKTKHRCVGMTVETRPDWCRLHHVDRILDMGATRIELGAQILNDKVLYKMRRGHTVSDIAYATRISRDSGLKVCYHVMPGLPGSDRDMDNESFKRMFRDEKFRPDMLKIYPTLVVKPSDLYEKWKNGEYEPLDTDEAIELISEMKRYVPEWVRIQRVERDIPANLIDAGIKKSNLRQLVLENMDNKGLKCGCIRCREVGHRQYKNNINIKEVEIVRRNYKAGGGKEIFLSVENRENDLIIGYCRLRFPSMPHRHEINRKDAIIRELKVSGPLVPIGKKAGKEWQHRGYGRKLVNETEEISRKAGKEKILVLSGIGVREYYRSLGYQNDGIYMGKNLD, encoded by the coding sequence ATGAAAGAATATAATCGCTCAATGGCAGAGGAAATATTACGAGCCACAAAGAAAGGAGAGATAAATAACAGACAATCTTTAGAAAAATTCAAAAAAAGATTTTGCAAGAAGCACGGCCTCATTAAAATGCCTACAAATGCAGACATTCTTATGCATATTCCAGATGGTCAAAAATATGAGGTGGAAACAATATTACAAAAAAAGCCCGTCAGAACACTGTCTGGGGTGGCAGTCGTTGCTGTAATGACGTCACCACATGCATGCCCTCACGGAAGATGCATTCCATGCCCTGGAGGACCCCCCTTCTCCGCGCAGAGTTATACGGGCCGGGAGCCAGCAGCGCAGAGGGCGATCATGCATGGCTATGACCCTTTTGAACAGACTGCAAATAGAATAAGGCAACTGGAAATTGTGGGGCATCCGACAGATAAAATCGAACTGATAATAATGGGCGGAACTTTTACAGCCCGAGATTTTTGGTACCAGAAATGGTTTGTGAAGAATTGCTATGATGCTATGAATGGAAAAAGAGCGACAACGCTGGAAGAAGCAAAAGTTTTGAACGAGAAAACAAAGCATAGATGCGTAGGTATGACAGTGGAAACAAGGCCCGACTGGTGCAGATTGCATCACGTGGACAGAATTTTGGATATGGGTGCAACGAGGATTGAACTGGGTGCCCAGATTTTGAACGACAAAGTATTATACAAAATGAGGAGAGGACATACTGTCTCAGATATAGCGTATGCCACAAGGATATCCAGGGATTCGGGGTTGAAAGTATGTTATCACGTAATGCCCGGACTGCCGGGAAGCGATAGGGATATGGACAACGAATCTTTCAAGAGGATGTTCAGAGATGAAAAATTCAGGCCCGATATGCTCAAAATTTATCCAACTCTCGTGGTAAAGCCTTCGGATTTATACGAAAAATGGAAAAATGGAGAATACGAGCCGCTGGATACAGATGAAGCTATCGAACTAATTTCTGAAATGAAAAGATACGTGCCTGAATGGGTGAGAATACAGCGTGTGGAGAGAGACATACCGGCAAACTTAATTGATGCAGGAATTAAGAAAAGCAATTTACGCCAGCTCGTTCTTGAAAACATGGATAATAAGGGACTGAAATGCGGATGCATAAGATGCAGGGAAGTCGGGCATAGGCAGTATAAAAACAACATAAATATAAAAGAGGTTGAAATTGTAAGGAGAAATTATAAGGCGGGCGGAGGAAAAGAAATATTTCTCTCAGTTGAAAACAGAGAGAATGATTTGATAATTGGATACTGCAGGTTGCGATTTCCTTCCATGCCACATCGCCATGAGATTAACAGAAAGGATGCCATAATAAGAGAATTAAAAGTGAGTGGGCCCCTTGTTCCGATAGGGAAAAAGGCGGGAAAAGAATGGCAGCATAGGGGGTATGGAAGGAAGTTGGTAAACGAGACAGAAGAAATTTCAAGAAAGGCGGGAAAAGAAAAAATTCTGGTTTTAAGCGGCATAGGCGTCAGGGAGTATTATAGAAGTTTAGGATATCAAAACGATGGAATCTATATGGGCAAAAATCTGGATTAG